Below is a genomic region from Cloeon dipterum chromosome 2, ieCloDipt1.1, whole genome shotgun sequence.
atatttttaaaacctgtTTAGGTCCTTTTTGTTTAAGTGTCTCTATTTAAGACGTctaaaaacgagaaaaaatgcttaaatgcgcatttaaaaaaaacgagacAAAATGGACTAGTCaagaattttaagtttatttatttcacgatcttgagaaaaaaatcctaaaatgtactattaaattttaaatttttggttttttatatttcaactagtgtcaaatttgaaattacactATCATTTGTCTTCTAAACTGACTTATATTTTGCTTGCTTTAGCGGGTGATGGTGGACGAGGCGGACATGGAACAGACGAAATCAGAAGGCGGTGGAGGCTCGCGGAAGCGGCCGGCGCCTGATTCGTCGCCGGCAATGGCACCCCGTATCGGGCGCGTCCGAAAGCCGGGCCCGCTGCCCAGGGACTACGTGTTTCGGCGGCCCTGCACCCCGTATCCCTCCCCAGCCTGCTCGCCACGGCCCCTGTACCCTTCGCCTTTGATGCTTGGGTCTTCCCCCTATTCCCCTGCGTCCCCCGCGCCGCCCTTGCAGCTCCCAGAGCCGGAGATGCTTGAGAACAGGCTGCCAACGCATCTTGTGAACGGCACTGCAGGTATTGTAGTTCGCTCAGCAGCGAGCTCATAATTATAGAGTCAGATACGACTGGGAGGAATATTTCCGTTTTATGTTGATTGATACTTCTTTTAAGAAAGCCATTTTGGTCGGTAGTGTTTCCAACAGAGATTGGGGAATTCCTGATTTGATATAACTTTTTGGATGAACAAATTTTGGTCTATCAGGATATAAAATAAGCTGTTTTGTTGagataaaattcgaaaattttaattaaaatacagtaTTCAGTGTgatcaagaaatttaaattcaagttaTGAAATATGAATTCTGTTTGAGTTAGATGATAATTAACATCTTAAAGGGAAATTAGGATATAACGTTTGGGTGCTTctcgaaaaatatattacgaCGTCGTTAGCATCCAATAGAGCTTTAAAGGATTAAAATGGGATTTATGCTGGGaatcgtttaaaaataaaaaaaaattctttgtgTTTTCTTGTGATCACGGTTTATTAAAGATAGACTATTTAACGAGATGTATTATTCTagatgaattattcaaattttccaagcttCACTACTAAAATGATTCGGGAAAAATCAACCttggcaatttttaataattaaaagtttcctAATTTGAAGAGAAACTAACATAAAATTGGAGCAATGTGAAtaagttaatattttgtcatcCTTCaagtaatataaattttatggtccacggttaatttttaaaatgataccTAGtgctaaatgaaattttgatatatatttagaCAGTAAAAACTGAAGTATCAACTTTAAAACTAGATTCAAATATATAATCTGACGCTTTTggtatttttccaacaaaatttcaGACGAAATACCATTTTAAATGTATCAATTTTCACCTATCTAATCCCCATATGTTATTCCCTAGAATGATCAACAAATACTCTGCATTCCTTATCAAATGCAGTTTAAAACTTCACTTTATAAGAATAATCTTAACGAGAGCCTGCTCTTTTGGATTTCAGATCATAGTGAGCGCGCGCGGTCGCCGTCGCCCGAGCTGATCTTCCTTCCAGAGCCGCCGCTACCATCGCCACCACCGTCAATACActtggcggcggcgccgcctcTCCCACCAGCGGCCAGCACCAACCACGTGGGGGTGGTGCCTTCTGTGACAAACCACCTGGGCAATTCGGCGTTGCGGGTTGAGCCCAGGGTGGCTTCCGTCGCCCCAGTCCAAGCCAAAGTATCTCCTGAGGAAATCAAGGAGCACAACAATAAgctcttgaaaaaaatcttcaatgAAATCAAAAGACCAGGCAAAGGTGTGTACTCTGTTCAGAAACAAATCTTAATTTAGTGGAAGTTTAGGAACTGgatagtttgaaattttggtgaattagCTACAAAAATTACTACATTTCAAAGGTTGGAaagtaattgaattgaaagagCTTTATCAGGAAGTCAACCACCAATCAATTCATCTCGTCAAGGGGAATCTATGTACCAAAAGTAATCGttaatttgaacatttgatttttaagtttttccaAAATGTGTGTCCAGTTCAAAATCGGACTAAATTTTGATTGGTTGTGGTTCTTTTGATGCTAAATATTAGTCGCGGAGGGTTTCCTTGTCAGTCTAAACAGCAAAATTCAactaattcttaaaatattttcgtgaCAGTTTCCTTTAatgatgataatttttgttacagtTAATATGAGGAACTTGATAGACCTCATGATGTCTGCGAAGGGGGACTCGACAGTGCGACGCAAACTATATGCCGATGTGGTATCAGAGGCGAAGCGCTACAAAAAGACAAAGTTAGTGTCGGAGCTGGAAAAATGGTCGCCGAAAGAAGTGAATGGACAAGCGGCGAGCTAGATGCATTTGTGCCGCACTGCCGACAGACTCGCAACTGACATTAGTGTGTTCGGCAGGTGTGCGGCTTTTATCCGACCCTGAGAGATGCCTTGATCCTCTCACTCCCCAGTCAGTTACTTTTGTACTTTTGCCCCAGCGAACTATGTTTTGTAATAAAACCGTAAATTGTCAATTGACGTCACACGCGCATTACTCATCAATCCGATTCAATCTCAGGGAACGAGTGTTTTCAAGGAGATCATATTGATAGAAGGGTGATTTCCAGCAAAAACTGTCAGTGGGGACCAAAAGTGTCAAGTGTCTTCCCTCCTCCTGTTCCTTGCGGCTCTATGCTTGGGCTCGGGGGTACGTGTTCTGGCTGTTGATGTTCTCTCTATTtgtgcttttttcttttcttcaaaGCAAGGCAAGAAATCGTGTCTCATGCATTTTAATCAGACATTTATACTcgcatctaaaaataaaagatatatATAAGGACATGAACatttgaaaactttattttgtGATCTGTGCAGAATATTGAGTTGCGTTGGAAACCATTGTCCTGTCATATAATTGATTGGGAAGATACGTGCCAAACTAAAAAAGCGCATTCAGTTTTGACACTTTAACAATTACGAGTTTTGGAATGGTCGTGTCCTTTCAAATGAAACTAACAGAAACCTGAAACTCCctagttaatttatttcaattagaatGACGGGAATTCAATACTTACGAAGAAGTGCAAAAAGATATATTAGGTTAATCTGTAATAactgtatttaaaaacattctttTGATCTCTGATGGTGGAAGGAGAGTCTCCCTCTAATAATGCACCACTTAGTCATTACTctaattagtaaattttataccaattaatagcaaaaagaatttgctattaattaaaatgttaaataaagaGTCATTTCAtagcataaatttaaagcaacttttaattttcttttctataaaatatttttactttttgtggGCGACTATGAGTTGTCGACGATCAGCTACTTTTCTACGCTTTCAATTGTCAAGCGCCTATCACATATGAACAcgaattttaagcaaaagtTTAACTTGAAACCGTCTTATtgctaaaatcacaaaaagaaatttatttgcagtcTTAAATTGTCGAAATCGGCCCAATGCCTTTTAGTTCAATTCATAATTCTTTTCGTTACAGAAAGGTTTCCTCACGATTGATATTTTGcctgataataatttttatcgattttccagattaattttttttgcctcTATATATCAGGGGCTTGTTGCTATAGTGTTAGAATAttctataatatttatattggtATTTGTAACTAGTCCTCCGATCGTTCCAGCGAGGAAAAAACTCTTGCCTTGTCTGTTTCGATAACATAAGATAGAAGATCTCAATTAGGCCAATTAAATGTcaagataataatatatacagtttatataattacaattaaaacaaCTGGCGTTTAATCTGCggagagatttttttttgtcaagtaACTAAAAACTGTAAATTGACGTCACACGCGCATTACTCGTCAGTTCGATTCAATCTCAGGCATTAAGTGTTTTCTATGGAGATCAGGTTGATAAGCGTGCTGATAAGGACGGCGTAATTGATTCCCAGCTAAAACTGTCAGTGAGATTTGGCGTTGTGACCATCATGGTGACCAAAAGTGTCTTCCTCCTCCTGTTCCTCGCGGCTCTGTGCCGGGCTCAGGGTACGTACTCTCTCATATTCGATATTCCGTTTATTCAAGCATTTTTTCTGCacgaaaaaaatgtgaatagttacattttaatcagacatttacatatttactctcaaaattaaaatataaatcaggacatgatcatttgaatttttgccatgcatattgtaataaattagAGTTGAAATTGAACGTCAATCGGAAGGTTCGTGCAACCCGAATTCCTAACTGAAGTTTAATAgtgctaaaaaaatttcgacgaaaaattttttattgcattaatgcgctttgcaatttatattttaaaatcgagaaactggcaaaatttgtcaataaatCACATCAGAAACCGTTTAAAACCATCcatttgcatgaaaaagtagaaaattcAGAGCCCAATTACAATCAATCGTCAAATTTGAGCAGGTGTCGGCGAGAATTGCGACAGCAATGGAAAGTGCGTCGGTGATGGCGTCATCTGCGGCGCAGACCAGAAATGCATTTGTCACGAAAGACTTTGGTTTGACGGAACGAATTGTGTCTCAGGTATACAgcgggatttttttttctactaGGGCATCGCTTTTTAATCCGAATTTGCAGCTTTGGACGCCGACTGCAACTCTGTCTCCGCGGCTTGTGCAGTAATTCCTTTCGCATTGTGCGAGACCACGTCCAATTTTTGCAAGTGCCTTCAATCCTACACTCCAGCCTTGGATTCTAGCGTTTCAGCCAGTGCCAATGTCGTCTGCGCAGCAGGTAATTTTGATTAGGGCCCCTTTCGTCAGAATTCGACGAATGTTTAGTTATCTCACTGATAAAAACTATAGTTTTTGCCATGACTTGATGAGGCGGAATACCAAATGTgatgattatttattcagtttAAGCCAAGTATGCGCGGGAAAATGTACACTATTTTTTCcgtggattttttaaagaagaatctgtttttttcatattgtagaaaatttgaagtaattaagaaaaaaatgcaaattataccaccaaagattaaaacaatttggaaaaatttaaagtaaaaaatgcaagagatttcacaaaactaatattttaggaaagCCAGAAAATGAGAAGAGCCTTTTGgtctataaaaaaaaattaaagctccAAAGAATCGATACTTCCCTCTCCTCACTCTAATCGACATTATTGGTTTACTAGgctaaaattaacaaatattaatttgtccgttaattttttcaattttctagcTGAAAAATTGCTGGTCTTACAAAAAAGTAATCTTTTTCAAGCTCAAATCGGCGACTTTTGCCTCGAGGCTCAACAGTGTCAAAGTTTTCCCAACTCAGAATGCTCGAGCAAAAGCAGGTGTGATTGCAAATCTGGTTACGTTCCTGACGAAGACCCTACCAAAGGGTGCGTGCCAGGTATGGATGATCGACAACCCGAACAAAATTAGATCACCCGGTAAGCAGAAAATGGCTTGTTTTAGCTCTTACCTTGATCGGAGAAACATGCAAAAACTCCATGCAGTGCAAAGCCATTGATGAAAACGCTGAGTGCGTCGACAAGAAGTGTGCTTGTGCTGAATTCTTCCTCGTCAACTCGTTGAAGAGTGAATGTCTGccaggtaattttaattaaattacaaaagactgtgttttttattattttactcggTATTGCAGTGAGATTTAAAATCGGAGATCCTTGTGAAGCGATTGAACAGTGCACCACGGAATTGGGATCAGAGGCGCTGTGCAGTCCGTCGAATAAAACGTGCGTTTGCAAAGATTCTACAGTAGCCTCCGCAGACGGCAACACCTGCTTACCAagtaattcattattttttattgtgggTAACATGTATACTAATTCCTTTTCAAGACATTTTTGATCAgctataaattaatgaaattaattggaaCATTAAGTACTAAAAGTAAAGCTCATTTTCAGTTTCCTCCCTGGACGGTGTGTGCGTGCAAGAGCAGCAGTGCACCCAGAACAACGAAGGTTCCGAGTGTAAGGAATTCACGTGCACGTGCAAAGAAGAATACGAAGTCGTcaatggaaaatgttttaagagTAAGCCACTATATATCAttagaaaatacatatattaagAATGCACGATctataacaaataaatcttgGAGCTTTCTAGCTTTTGGCGAAATCATTAAAGAGTTTTTGAGTTATGGAGCTCCgaaggttaaaaattcttaatgggaaatgttttaaaatcgcattgatagataatttatattttacgttCCGAAAACGTCCCAAATTTTAAGAGTTTTCCTAGAAAATTAGCTAATGGCTCATTTGCGGTTAAagagacaatattttaaatctttctaACTGACTACCAGATCACGTATCTCCGCATAcaaatctttgaaaaaatataaacaattgcttaatttttacatgttattcaacatattttttcgagaaagattagtagaaatttaaaaaaaagttaattttatcagCATCATGTATTCATTTTATcacagtttttattaaaatcttacACAGCTCAGATTTTAAccattgagaaattttttaaaattttccggaatgtcaaaaattaacCCGCTGATCGATTTGTCTCGGTGACAGTGTCTacaaaccaattaatttaagctaaatttaaaaaatctgtattttaaaattttatgccactttcttaaaatctcaaaatattgtttaaattgtcgAGATCGAAAAATACCAACCACTCTACCTGGTTAGCAACAGGGAAGACTACATTAAAATCCATTGGTTTCGCCGAACACTAACGTCGGATTCTTAAAGAGTTTCCTTATCGACGAGTCTAATCAGaaagcttttaatattttgcaacaaattccATGATTTTCTTTCGAAGCactttattgcttttttacattaatattaaaaactagaTTAAAATACTCGGCTTATATctgatttttgaattaaattattcagctcCTGATCTCCTCGGCGACCCTTGCACAAACGAGGAGCAATGCGATATTTTCGGAGCAGATGTTGCCCGGTGCTTCGAGGAAAAGTGCCAGTGCATCGACGGCTACGTCCCCAACTCACAACAGACGGGATGCCTTAAGGgtaacaatttaatatttaatttttagtgcaaaccgatttttgtgctattttatatttcattagGCGTGGGAACGATCGGCTCCCCGTGCACCGACAGTACGCAGTGCAGCTCCATCTCCAACTCGAACTGCGACATCTTCTCACAAAAATGCGTTTGCAACGAAGGACACGTTCCGTCGGCCGCAAATACAGACTGTCTGCCAAGTAAGTTAGCTATTAGCGATTTATCACTTCGTTCTACTGATTTATAAATatccatttttgaaaaaagtagttaaatttaatttcttaagatatctgaattttctcacaaaataaacaaatattgacaATTGATTTTCGAAGATTGTAAAAATTCCgatagaatatttttcattttttatgtttgatttgaaaaaacaaaattgtttttgctggATGACAAGATCTCGCGAATTGAGTGAGCTAAATTTAGAACCATCAAAAtcttatatataatattaataatttcgcgGATTTGGACAGAGGTGGAAGGCATCTATGAAGAATGCAGCGATTTGGGACAGTGCACAGCCGCCGTCGGTGGGGAGGTGGACTGCATCGACAAACGGTGCCGCTGCAAGGAAAACTGCCACTACATATTCAACGATTGCTGGAACAGCCGACGTACGTGACTTTCAATTTCGAATTACTTTTCAATAAAAGGGTTTAAAATGTTGACTAATGGGCTGGTATTTGGCAGGCCTGTTCGAAACTTGCGTGGACAGCCGCGAGTGCCTGCTGGCGGATAATGTTGAGCGAGCTGTGTGCCAGAACAGCACTTGTGCGTGCAAGGAGGGTTATACGGCGGATAGGATCAGCAACACGTGCAACTCGGGTTCGTAAAactcattgaaaatattttgaagcgaAACCTccatattttcaaactttaaataagaaaaatgtggAATTTGACAAATATCTCTTGCCACCTAAAATTcgttttccttattttttaatgttctgtTCCAtacttatttattaatttatgttccATTCATTGATATAATTTCCTTTCAACAGGAGTTTTGGTAACCGGCAGCGCTGTGACTCTTTCCCTGCTGTTGCTGGTAACGCAGAAAGAATGGATACTCAGCTTCTTTTGACGCACATAATTCAATATactttatttcataatatttaacaACAGATCCTTTGAAATACAGAcacatataatataatatattgctGGCGTTTGGAGGTATCACATAAGTAAATTACGATTCGTAACAGAGATAAAATGGCGTGTTTCTCGAACATGTAAAAATACAGATTGCAAGCtcgatcaataaaaaaatgcagcgtTGCGGTAAATGCACCAAACAGCAGGACAGGCACTCCTCCTAATTACCTGATTCGTCTCTGGATTCAAATCCGTTTCTAAGGCACAACACACTTGAGACTGGCGATCAGACCTCGACCGGCTCCGACGCCTCGATTTCCAGCAGGTGGAAGCTGAGATTTTCGTAGGTGGCGTCGGTCGTGAAGTGGGTCAGCAGGTCAGCGAACGACGGCCGCTCAGATGGCTGGTACGACCAGCAGCTCTTCATCAGCCGGAACACCGCGTCCGGGCAGCGCGGCGGCTTTGACAGACGCTCGCCCTTTTCCACCAGCTGGATCACCTGCCAGCCAAGacaaatttcactttcaaaaatgcaaaaaattgaagatacTATAAGATGACGATAAAAAGGGGCGTTAAATCCtgcttaattttcaaaattcctgcGCAGatgaattcaaaatggcgtctgCTAGAGTCTCGATGTAAGGAAAACTCTCAAATTTCAGTCactctttaaaattagatttatattTGCGGAAACAGGTGAACAGATTGACAGAACTGCCCTAAAAAAcccgaaaaatttgaaataaaatccacACGGATTAATTTGACCTgcttaaagtttaaatttgaagcttAATTTtctatagaattaaaaaaattcggaaaaaagaCCAAGAACTGACCAAGACTTTTTTAttactcaaaaaataattattttttaaatttaaagtcatTGAATgagaatataaatttctattctaattacttaaaaaaaccTGACAATCTATCGCATTTCTACccatttgttttatattttccattaaaaaagaacAGATAAAAACATTCCGAGTACGAACCTCCGCGCCTCTCTTGTCTCCATAGGGCTGCTTGCCGTACGAGTACATCTCCCAAAGCGTGACCCCAAAGCTCCAGACGTCGCTGGCGTGCGAGAACGAGCCGTAGTTGTACGACTCAGGCGCGTACCTGAAACCAGGGCACGAAAAAATAGGGATCAAGCGATTTATGGAGGTGAGAAACGTACCACTTGATGGGCCATCTGCCGCCCTCGGAAGATTGGTAGTCGTCGTTGGAGCTGACCGCCCTCGACAATCCGAAGTCGCTGATTTTGGCTTGGTGCCTTGAGGCCAGCAGGATGTTCCTGGCGGCCAGGTCACGGTGCACGAACCGCTCGCTCTCCAGGTAGTGCATGCCTGCGAATCgaaatcgaaattttgaattctagTTGAGTTTTTTGATAACCACTatctgaaaatatatattaaaaacaaatttttaaagattttcacATCTCTTTTCAATGGCCTAACAGTCATAGACGCCTTTTCCAACCgagaaaagaattttaaaactaagaAAACCTTTAAATCcgtttggatttttaaaattaaaaagaaaaatactaatattttattttcaatggcTACTTCCACTAAGGGTggctaaaaaattatcatacgCTCTCGTACCGTacgcaggcctcatcagcagtactttaccttaaaaaacgaaattcaTAGCCACAGTATTAGCTGCAGCGATCGTAGGGAAACATCCGTCTGCACTCATCTCTGAGCATACACGAACAGAGAAACGAGCAACGATATTGACAAACCCGCAACACGAATCTGCCTGTTCCGGGGATAGAAATTCctcttacaaaaattcaactaaGCTATAAATTCCACCCTTTTTATTTGAGCTATTTtccaaaagtgaaaaactgTTCCTCGTCACCTCAcgaaaataattctagaagtGAAAATACATAGAAATTTTGTGTACTTGCTTGAAGGTTGCAAACCGCCGCTCAACCAAGAAATTAATAACCTTAAATATAATGCTCCCACTgagaaatatgtttttaagcctacaaaaataataaatatacaaaaaatggggttattttattttttactttaagaTTCATTAGGTCAGAGTTTAAAAcagaataatatattttgataatatattCCTGACCTTGATTGTCCAAAATAACAAAGTCAACTAACTTTAAAACTAGTTATAATTTGagctttcttaaatttaaataaattatattcaacaaatttttgcaatattaattCTGTTTCATTTATACATCGAATTTTAAAGTGGTAGGTTATATGATTTGAGCAATGTTGatggtttttaattagcagtgaaggcttttgaaaaatgaaatctacACATTGCTTTGCTTTTGAATTGAAgcaacagaaaaatttgacagtTAATTTCTTGCAGTTCtactctaaaataaaaaaatttagcaactAAAACAATCACCAATGAAACAGACTGTCAGAGTATTTTCTAGAGCAAGAAAAACGTAGAACTTATGATCTCatggcatttttaaatgataattttagcCCAGAATGTTTTTCccaaatctaatttaataaacgaCTTAGCCAGGAAAACTGACTAAACACATATTTCTTTTCGGACTGCTAAAAAGTTTAAGGTCATGCGATTAAACGAACAAAGCTGCAATCTATTTTCGTGAGAGAAATTTCCTACCAGGAGAAATTATGAAACTCTCGATTagacagaaaaaaacagtttttttcctaCCTGAAGCGATCTGAGCGGCCCATAGTTTGATCTCGTGGGTAGGGCTGACGAGATGCGGCGTGGTGCGCAGGAAATCGAGCACCGAGCCGAGCGGCACCAGCTCCTGCACCATCCACAGCGGGTGTCCGTCGGTGACGCCGAGCAGCCGCACGATGCACGGGTGCGAGAGGCGCACCATGAGGCGCGCCTCGCGTAGGAACGCGTCCTCGCGCGACGTGTCGCCCGGATCGCCGCGCAGGGTCTTCACGGCCACCTCCAGCTTGGCGCCGGTCGTTGGCGAGCTGTACGTGCCGCGCAGCACCGAGCCAAACTCGCCCTCGCCAAGCACCTCGCCAAGCGTCAGGCAACTTCGCTTAATGTGCTCTGCAATatgaaaacacatttaaagAGAAGTTACATCTATAAGGCATCATCAAGAGAGAAACAATTGATTagacagataaaatttttatttttatgaaagtcAGTTAAAATTCTCAGACTGATAAAAGGGAGAAATCCTGCAACTAGTTGTTACAGAAGAACAATTCCTAtgttaatacaaattttaaaatttaaaattgacctGTTAccgaagaaataaaaatttgttatcattaaaaaatccccaccatcaaattaaatagtaaaatattaaatttaattttaaaaatgctgtaatttaattgtaactgAGTTCCCTGTTCTCAAAATACTGTAGAATGTAcgtaatgataaaaaaatgatgtaaaGTGTGGTGTGTGTGGTTAGTGTTGTGGTTAATTTTCCTTCtattttaatcatgaatttCAGCGACTTGTTCACTTACATTACAAAAGCAAacattggatttttatttcaattaaaagtatgaaatgaattatttaggagaaataaaatttaatttggcaatACAAATTATACCAActaattataaaagttttcaactctttttcttaaatttattaaaaataaatcaaataaatatttcagcgtACCTCCAATTATGGCCAGTGGGTTGTGGTTAGAGTCAACCGAGATGTTGGTGACCTGCTCGAGAGGAACAGGCGATGGAGTCCTCCTGCTGGTGACGCTGCTCAGCGAGGTGGTGAGACTGGCCAGCGAGGTGGTGGACGCGGAGGCCACCGACAGCTGACCTTTGTTCCTGCGGCCCTTCAAGGTGCCATTCAGCACGGCCGGGAACTCTGGCACAGCTGGCTTGGGCGGCGGACGCACCGGCTCGCCTAGTTCGATCGGCAGTCCGTCCGAAAAAGTGCTGAAGTGGCTGATCACGTGCTCCAGCGAGTCCAGGTACGGCCCGTTGTCGATGAAGAACAGCTTGTTCTGAGAATagaagtaatttaattttccaaaagtgataaaattttattttagcctTTCCAGTCCAGCTGCAGTtgagttcaaaattaaattaaattattcttttgcaAAAAGGGAGCAAATTGCACTTAAATTtgatgaggaaaaaataaatatccattgaaaaatttatacaataaATAACTTCTGGaactgataaataatttaaaggcaGTTTTTCTACAATTTCCGAGATTCTAAAAATACTTATGGGCAATTTTAAGTTCAGTCTATTTTAAAACCGTGATaatgaggaaaaacaaaactattttaatacaaaataatatttataaccAACCTGCTGTCGTATCTGGAAGTGGAAGACCGTGCCCATGTGGACCATGGAGAGGACGTGTCCTGTGAGGCGGTCGCTGCGGCGCACGAGGTACTGGCCGTCGCGCAGGCCTTGCCGCTGCAGAATGGAGACGGCCTCGTGGCGTTCCATGTGGCCGTGGAACCAGTCGGACGACTGTGTGCGCGCCGGCGGCGCCTGGTACTCGTGCAGCAGCGACTCGCACCGCTTGTGGCCGTTGGCCGCCGCCACCTCGGCCGGCGTCTGCCCGTCGTTGCTGCGCGGCCGCGACGGTGCGTTCAGCGCCAGCAGCTCGCTCACCACCGCCGCGTTGCCCCTGCTCGCCGCGTCGTGTAGAGGAACCCAGCCTGAGCCGAAAATTacgttcaaaataaatttagaaatgtcGAAGCAGAATTAAAAGACGAAATTTTTTCTGaggttctatttttttaaattaaatataacagTAAATCGTGCAAAGCAgatgattgaaaattactgACATGATCTAAAACCAACTCTTTAAGAGTCTAAAAAATGTCTACATAGTCCTAGGTGCTGTGCAGATTCGTTTTATTTGGCTTAATGATAtgtgaaataataaactttttgTCCTGCGTAGTTGAAAAAGCCATATCATTGAAGTTTAAATTCGTATAAAACAATAAAGTTTGAGTTTCCACATCAATTTTATcttatatattaatattttttaaatatcttgaTT
It encodes:
- the LOC135935498 gene encoding tenascin-like — its product is MVTKSVFLLLFLAALCRAQGVGENCDSNGKCVGDGVICGADQKCICHERLWFDGTNCVSALDADCNSVSAACAVIPFALCETTSNFCKCLQSYTPALDSSVSASANVVCAAAQIGDFCLEAQQCQSFPNSECSSKSRCDCKSGYVPDEDPTKGCVPALTLIGETCKNSMQCKAIDENAECVDKKCACAEFFLVNSLKSECLPVRFKIGDPCEAIEQCTTELGSEALCSPSNKTCVCKDSTVASADGNTCLPISSLDGVCVQEQQCTQNNEGSECKEFTCTCKEEYEVVNGKCFKTPDLLGDPCTNEEQCDIFGADVARCFEEKCQCIDGYVPNSQQTGCLKGVGTIGSPCTDSTQCSSISNSNCDIFSQKCVCNEGHVPSAANTDCLPKVEGIYEECSDLGQCTAAVGGEVDCIDKRCRCKENCHYIFNDCWNSRRLFETCVDSRECLLADNVERAVCQNSTCACKEGYTADRISNTCNSGVLVTGSAVTLSLLLLVTQKEWILSFF
- the Shark gene encoding tyrosine-protein kinase Shark yields the protein MSRENENINWYHGRLSREDAENLLKSNGSNNGFFLVRDSSSVQGDFVLTLLHNGEVVHYQIFRHGHEEDAFYSIDSRTIIHGLEQLIEHYQEEGKWLVTPLSNEFLPKDPPPHYSRRNGRTNLLHRATKEGDYHVVSELLKCGYRSLEAKNAEGQTAVHLASKLGKNEILQRLIQENASVNCRDTAGYTPLHYAAQANLPLTVRILVQQGRANVQVRHPDTGWVPLHDAASRGNAAVVSELLALNAPSRPRSNDGQTPAEVAAANGHKRCESLLHEYQAPPARTQSSDWFHGHMERHEAVSILQRQGLRDGQYLVRRSDRLTGHVLSMVHMGTVFHFQIRQQNKLFFIDNGPYLDSLEHVISHFSTFSDGLPIELGEPVRPPPKPAVPEFPAVLNGTLKGRRNKGQLSVASASTTSLASLTTSLSSVTSRRTPSPVPLEQVTNISVDSNHNPLAIIGEHIKRSCLTLGEVLGEGEFGSVLRGTYSSPTTGAKLEVAVKTLRGDPGDTSREDAFLREARLMVRLSHPCIVRLLGVTDGHPLWMVQELVPLGSVLDFLRTTPHLVSPTHEIKLWAAQIASGMHYLESERFVHRDLAARNILLASRHQAKISDFGLSRAVSSNDDYQSSEGGRWPIKWYAPESYNYGSFSHASDVWSFGVTLWEMYSYGKQPYGDKRGAEVIQLVEKGERLSKPPRCPDAVFRLMKSCWSYQPSERPSFADLLTHFTTDATYENLSFHLLEIEASEPVEV